The segment TAATCTTAGCCTCTGAGCGTTAGCTTTCAATGTTAGCCTCTGAAGTTAACTTCCAAAGTTGCCTCCAATGTTAGAGCTTAAGAAACACCAACGTTAATTTCCAGCATTAGCTTCTGAAGGTTAGTGTCAAAGGTTAGAAGTCTACGTTAACGTCTAAGTTTAGCTTTCAAAGTTTACCTCTAACGTTAGAGGTGCGGAAGACCTCTTAGCTTCAAAGATGAGTTTTCAAAGGTGAGCTTCCAACGCCTCTGTTGTTAGCTTTCAGTTTCAGCTTCTGAAGTTACCTTCCAATGTTACGTCCAATGTTAGCTTTGGAAGGTTATCTTCAAAGGTTAGCATTGTGTGCTAACTTTAAAGGGTAGATTTCGAGGGGAAGCTTCCGACGTTGCCTCCGATGTTAGCTTCCAGTTTCAGCTTCCGAGGTGAGCTTCCCGATGTTATCTTTAACGTTAGCGTTAACGTTAGCTTTCAATGTCAGCTTCGGAAGTGAGTTTCTTCGAAGGTTAGCTTCAAAGGTTTGCTTCCAAAGCTTACCTCTAACAGAGCTAAGGAAGTCCTGTCAGCGTCAGCATTAGCTTCCCGGGTGTCGAAGCAGCGAGCGAATCACAAAGTAACAAATGTGTGAGATTGTGtgttgttggtgttgttgtGTGGTTGTTGTGGTGCGGCGCCGGCGACGAGGACGTTCGTGTACACGCGCTCGTCACGCTGCTGCgccccttttttgttttctagcGCAGCACTTCCTCGTGGTGTTGTCGTGTTCCGGATGACGATGAtcttctctttttctttgtcttcatCATTCCACGCTAATAAAACGCTTGATTAcgcaacatttgatgctttccccccccccatctttttTCTCATCTTTCTTTTCCTTCCGACACGGCGTCTGTTCCCAGGCGACCGCTCTGTTGGCATCCCTAACGACCGGGCTCCCGAGCGCCCCGTCGCAGGGGGCGCCGCGATCCCTCCGTCAGATCGGGAGGCCTCGCCCCACGGTGCACGGTTGATGCCGAGCGGAGGTCATGTGACCTTTTGACGTCACTTCCTGATGACGAGCGCGTGAGCGCCAGTTTTTGGGGTTCCGGATTACACGGAACCAGATGACGGCATTTCATTAcaacatgtatttcattgtaATCTATTACAATCCTTCGAGGAAATGTGTCATTAAATGACAGttgcttttgaaatgtttaaaaatgtgcaaatttttacaaattacaattttagttacatttgaaaacaaattttttcATTTCACGTCCTTGTgaagccgacgcttgtgattggctcgctctggtcatgtgccattctgccgtcGTCTCAAACGTGACGTATCGAAACATGACAATCTCTTGAGTTTGTCGGAGATTTGGAAAAGCTTCGACGGGTATCATGAAAGAAAATGGACTTGAAcagtttcttctttttcattaGAACATTCGCTAATctggttgtcatatgaagccaTATTGTCCAGATTGtggacatttgtcattaggtcaacatggtgtcACGttttccatatactgtacacatataatgcaacaaacatttttatgatgtatttacatttcatcaagttttgttatcagtttaacgtctgtgtaaagaacaaatctgtgtttaattccaaaatagtcagtggtttgaatcaattttgttgttgttgaggaaACATCCGAGGGTTGATgcttttttattcaaaatgaagaaaagtcatcacgtgtaattagttatattactttgagaaagtcatTGAAATCGTTACACAACTATTACTTTTTCAGCAGGGTAAATTGTAATTGGAACCaagtacatttccaaagtcatcttcctaaccactctgtaaaaaaaaaaaaaaaaaatccacttcaTTACTGAAACCAAGTACTTTTGAAGTACTATTTAAGTACTTAGTTACGCGTACACAAAGCTCCGCCTTTGGGTGTTTTTCATGTGAGGCGCTccaacgaccccccccccccctctcccccccgccccccaattGCAATGTAGCAGTGTCCATTGAGCAGATAACCCCCTTGCTTcctccccgcccccgccccaaTTGCAGTGTTGCAGTGTCCATCGACCAGataacccccccccctttttttttttttgctgctgtccTGCAGGAGATCGATCAATGTTGTTTGTGCTGAGCTCAGCCTTATCCTGGACAGACACACATTCATCCAGGTCTATCTGCGTCGCCACGGCAACACTTCAAACGAttactacccccccccccccacccccccacccccttggtCCAGCTAGAGTTGACGGGGGGGGGTGCTTTCAAGGCGAGAAAGTTTGGACTCAAAGTTTGATGAAAGACGGCAACATACATCCCCTAACTCCCACCCCCCGCCGCCACCCCCAAAAGCCCCAAAGCATGCTGGGAGGCTTCGGTCTTGTAATCCGATCCTAACTCGTTACCGTCTTGAGCAGCTCTAATACTCGATtacgtcatcatcatcatcataatggcCGTGTTGGGAAGCCCTTTCCGAGTATCCACAACGTAGTAGCGTATACTGCAGTGTGGTACTAATACTACTGgtggtacgcaggctccctctagtgacACGCGAAAGAATCATTGAATTAAGGACCACTCAAATTGACAACATTTCTATGTGAACTTCAATCGAAAATATTCGAATGAAGCTTGAAGCTATGCAAGCctgttgaaactttttttttttttttttttttttttttttaaatcaatacagtacattttaaaaaaagtgttaaaGTGCAGTTCATTTACTTTGAAGCATTTCATCTTTGCCAGTTTGCGTTAACATTTCTGTTGGAAATACAAgcggcagtcaaaaagtaatgagcccaatttaattgAACCTTCtaataattgaaaatgttttcagaaatgttcagggttagtattatttaaaaaaaaaaaaaaaaaacaactttgtttaagcctgtcctcttcctgtcagccattttggagatGACATCATTGTTGGACGGCCGTCAGGAGTGCGGAGAGCtgtgatcggggggggggggaaccaaaCATGAAACGTTTGCAAAAGGTTGCAACGTATGCACGGGCAAGTTGCAAGAGGCTACAGCACAGTGAAAAAGCGGGTGTCCAGGACCAAAGGCCGAGAACAAGTGCCTGCTTTGAGGGAACGCCGTGACGAGCGAAGGACTGGCAGACCATCTTCAGTGCCAGgatctttttaaacatttcccaaaaaattAAGAATTCAAACTACAAACTGAACATTTCAGGAAGATAAAAACGGGCTCATGACATTTTGACTGCCTCCCGTCCAATTTCTATTTAAcgtttatgtgcaatacattttgaatggaattattggAGCATTGTTTTAATGTTCCTCTATTCAAGCAAGTGCGTACAATGTTGCAGTGGCTTGCAGTCATATTCAATGTcaattttaggaataaaacatctTTCTTGCATTGAATGAATGCTAGCGCTTTATCCTATCGATTCATGGGCTACAAATTTCAAACGCATTTGAACACGGAGTGCTGCGTGCATCCGCAGTAACATTAGTGCGTGTGAAAAAGATTTTGTGTAATCAAATGGAAGACTTTGGCCTAATAccttactgtatttcaatgttgtttttgttgcgtTGTTTAATCGCGAACTTTGTATTTGTTGAGGCTGTACTTCCCATCAAACGTTTGAGAAGCGTCGCCCCGCCCGGTACAGCGAGTAGGCAATTTTGTAGCGCCGTGAGTTCGTAGCGGCCTCCGTTTCTGCCTGAGAGTCAACGAAGTCGTCCGCTACATCAAAATCCCGTTGCGGATACGAGTGAAGGATTCCCAACACACGCGGTCACACGCATGCTCTCgagtcttcttcttcctcttagACTCAAACTTGTGCCTCAACGACTCCTTTACGGCGGCGGCGCCCCCTGCTGTCCGCTCGCGCGCACTGTCGCGACTTACTTCCTTCCTTCCGAACGACCGCCATATTGTCCCTCAGTGACTTCTTGTCCACGCAGGAAGCGTCTCTATGcaacacaaagacaacacaataaAGATGATAACGCTACTACGCCTGCgactcctcttcttcttcttcttcttcttacgcACACACAGTATTGTTGAAGTACTGTATGAGTATTTTGTGGTTGAAGACACACATCATACAAAAAACACTTGGCAGGAAAATTGGATGTGCGGCAGGCACTCCGTGGGGGGGCATGACCCCCCCACAGCCCCCGTTGACAAAAGTATTCATAAAGTAATACAATGTTATTCTAAGATGGTGTTTTGTCGCATTGTGGTGACAGTGAACTGTTCACATTTTTCGTAAGGGCCAAAGGAAGGCAGGCCAGGTTAGTAGGCCACGCCAGGCCGCTAACCCTTACTCGAGCGACTCGGCACATTGACCAATCAACACGAGCCCCGAGTAGATTAAGACGCGGGCGGCGCAGCACTTCGGCTCACCTGCGCTCACTTAACGCTCGAGTGGCCGGCTTGATGAAATGCGTTCGTCGAGCTACATTTGGGATGGCGCTAGTTGCGCTTTCAATGGTGCGTGTGATTgagtaatcatttaaaaaaatttaaaaaaagttgcacTCACTTGTTGTGGAGAAAAGTGAACGATTTGTAAATGTAAGGTTAGAGCTTGGTGTACAAATGACACATTTGTGTATTATGTTTCTCACTTACTACTTACACTTATTTccaataacacattttctctcCAATTCAAATGCAGACGCCATTTAATGCACCTCATTGCTGAACACAAATGGAAGGAATGAAGCTTCTTGAACTACTGGATGCTCAAATCAAAAGGCACAAAAGGAAAATCCAGATGAAATCTTCCGTCGCTCAATCGGTCGCTTTCAAGCGGGGAAGCTGCAcatatttgcaacaacaacaacaacaactaaagtTTCAAATTTCAACAAACGCCCAATGAATATTATTCCAAATGATAATAGAAAATACTCCCTCCTCTGGCTGATTGGTGTACTGCTCGCTCTctgtgggggggggaggagcACATTTATTCATGTGACCCCAGAGAACTTTAGAAACATGTCAAAACCACCTCAacgcagaagaagaaaagaggGAAATGGTAGAAAGAGAGGTCAAGTTGTTGCTACCTTTGCTTTGGGTGTGACCTGACAAGAACTCACATGATCATATTTCTAGATATTTCTTTACAATCGTTCTTGCATTATTTACAGTGCTGTGAGAAAAAAGTACCcccctctctcaacatattgtgtttttgcagtttccccactttaatctTTAAGATGATTGTTGGGGTTCAGCAAAAAATGGAGGCTTTTCCGGCACGGTCGGCCTTTTGAAGGTCACGccgctgcatttcaatcgggctcaagtccggactttgactcGGCCACTCccaaaccttcattttgtttgtttgaagttGACTCGCTGGTGATCGCTGTCCTGCTGGAGAACCTCTTGCTGTCACAAGTGGCTCggctacacggaggcaacctaTCAGAGCAAAGGGGGCGGTCTGAGCCAAATCTGAGACAAAAGCGGGTCAAACAGCAGTCaccgtcgggggggggggggggggggggggggccgtttGTGGACACGCGGACGACAAATTGACACTTTCGTACTAAGtctatgttagagagtcactctgtggTCGTCAAAATTGACTAAATATGAGATTTAAATTGTCAAATAATCTCATATTTtaccaaattaaataaatatgcaaTTTGTCATTTCATTAGAATTTAATTGTTATAAGCAGATGTAAAATTCTtcattttccagattttttaaaaatttacaaTACAATCAACTGAACATTTGCGATATATAAAATGTCACttaatagtaaaataattcattcttGTATTTGATTTGCAATAAGTATACAatttaattaattgtaaataaacttatttatacaaataaatacaaagatgttaaaagtagagaaattcttttttttttttccaattaaaaactatttacaaGCTTTTTGGGGTATTATTGTAAGATGAATGACTGAATACATTTTACTGAACAAATCAGCTAtgtcaacacaacaaatacTTGCAGCCTCCTGCTGCTTTAAATGCTTGGGACCAAACTAAAGAAGGGTgcagcccccccgcccccccacctgGCATATTTGCTTACGTGAAATGTAAAACGTATCGATGAATGTGTCACCTAATTGACTTTCCAGTGTGAGTGGCgcgactcgtcactttaaaccgcatgcactccttgacgtctcggcgccctttgcacattgCAGCGGACTGTTGCCATATTAAGTCATTTGAAGTGCTAGAgggctctgcatctttttgcacaattgtccaaaaatataaatacaattgtaccggcattaccagataattagcaaccctttattgctcagtgactttttttttgtctccaaagtgttctctgccaattgaccgtctgttgtcatactagagcggctccaaccacccgagacaaattcctggtgtggttttttttttttggacatacttggcaaatcaagatgattctgattctgatcatcaACATAACTTTCAAATCATccgaagaaaacaaaacaaaattggctTTACACTTTcataatttattcatttcacacagtacaaaatgtccacatttcttCTTCACCAAGACTCTTCAAGCTGAGCACAAACAGacgtcatgatgatgatgatgatggtttaAATATGAGAATGATTGACAGGTGTGTCGTGCGAAATGTGTGTGGAAGATGAAGGTGGTTAAAGGTCGTCGATATTTAAACCAGAAGTGAGTGTGCATGtggaaacattttcctttttttttttaaaccaaagaaaaagtgcCTTTGACTTTTTGTGTGAGGCTCGGGCGGCCGACTCTGGCTTCCCGTCACGGGGAGAGGTGCGGCTTCCTGTACGTGCGCTCGGTGACGGTCAGGCGGCTGAGGCGGGCGCCGTAGTAGTCCACGATGTAGTCGGAGCCGTCCGACGGCCCCACCATCTGGAAACCGAATGAGTTAGTTAGCGCGCTTCTCGACGCCTGCCTCGTGGCTAACGTAGCGCAAATGCTAACCGCGCGGCAACCCGTCTTccctcattgaaatgaacgggAATGCCGTTAATCccttccagcctccccaaaaactaaacattttttaagCGAGTACGCTAGCACTACAGCGACGACGTCATCAGAGAGAATGAAAAGGAATTGAACCATTTTTGtgccactttgcatcagttgaATGACATGAAACTGCCGCCCACTCGGGGGCAGTATAAGCGCCTCCCCCTGCTCGTCTCCGCtcctcgcagaggataaagaatatagtgGGAGACCGCCAATTGCGAAATCtgctatttttttggggggtgggggggaacccCCAAAATTCCTGAATAAGCTGGGAGATACGGCCAATAAGCAATaactgcaaatatgtgggggtccactctAAATGATATAAATGATTGCTGATTGTTATATAGAATGCCTAATTGTGTTCACGTAGTAGTTGCCGAAAGGGTAGCATTTGTCAGCATTAGCATGAGACTAGCGGACGAAAGGCcatgtgcttgttttaaatcCACAACTTGGAATTCTCTTCGATGTATGAGTCAACTGtaagggggcgtggctttaAATACCTCCGAGGCCgttttgcacactgactgaggagtatctgcaacatttgcacaatcgacattgtcccggattatcgcactactaggcATTCGGAGAAgtctccattcatttcaatagcgAGAAGGAGCTGAATATTCTGAAGTCGGGCGACGGAATGCGGAAGGAGTAAAACTACCAAACTGCTCTAAGCCCAGGAAGCGTTCTTCAGCTTGTGGCGGAAGTCCCGCGCTATTGGCCGCCGCCACTGACCTGCACGGCGATGAGGATGAAGTCCACCAGCGTTCCGATGCCGCAGAAGCCCACCGTGCAGAACTTCAGCACGCCTGAGGTGAACGCGGCACCCAGAAAAGACACAAAGCAACAATGGCCACATGTGCGACCGCCAACATTCCTCTTGCTTCGTGCGCGTGCGTACCGAGCGCGGGATATCCCAGGTAGAAGCGGTCGGCGCCCAGCCAGCCCAGGAAGAGCGACAGCGCCACGGCCACCTTGTACGAGTAGACGCTCCTGAAAGCACACAAAAACTTattgaagccttaaccatgtcttcgccccctggtggctggctgactaagttgcgggcactgctacaaatgtagcacttttcatatgcagcagtacctacatttgaaatgtttttataaaaaaaaaataataaataaagctaTCACAGATGATCCGGCTCATTTAATCATGGCAGCCAAAACCGCAATGAAAATTCCATGGATTGTGCTGAAGTCATCAAAAATTGCTCCGATCCCAGTCGTGCGCAAAACGTTGCAAATGTAAGCTCTGACACTTTGTTAAAGGGACGACAAAAAATGCCGTCGGAAACTTGACACGGCACAGAAAAGAGTGTttttaacaagcctgccaacgttgagtgatttttttttttttttaaatgatgtaaaataaggctccaAAATCATAAATCGGTGGGTGGACATCCTAACGGGTTTTGCTGGCATCCAAACATTCCATTTAGGGAGGGGGATATTGCGATACATCAATTAATCAACCTTTCTACCCACTCGAGGCTCAATAACGactcgattaatcgacaactaatcaattaaaCTTCATCCATAACTAATTTtctaacagtaaatattctcccatttctgtcgtcctccatgaaagcagaccgattatctttgtttcatcaaaataagacatttgcaaacatcggcttttactttggaaaacgacGATCGATATTTTTGCCCATCTTCTGACAGATGTTCCGATccaaaccaggaactgaatcaTCACCgatttgtcaatgtttttcaaTAGAAGTATGgaaatgaacaaatgttttctttatccgattcattgattaatcaacAGATGAACCGTTTCCTAAAATGATGATTAATCGCAGCCCAGCTCCCCACCGCCGCCTTCATGGGAGCCACGAAGACCCCCCGGCGtctttgcgtgtgcgtgtactCACACGTTCCTGCAGGGAACGGTTCTATTGAAGCCCACCTCCTCCCCACTGAAGCGAAATTCCGTCCCGTTGGAAAGTCGACAGGTGACGTTTGGAGCGGGAAGACACTccactacaaacacacacacacacacacacacattagtaaCTGGACTCTTCTTCGGTGGTCTCCATGGTGACAAGCTATGATGTAAACACGCAGAGGGGGCGCGGCACCGACCCCACGCGCTGGCATCGCGGCAGTTTTCCGGCTCCTGAGTGCCGTCGTCGATCTTGGGCTCTTTACACAAATACGTGCGCGCCGTCAAGGAGTCGCCAAAGGTCAAGTCACCACAACCTTTTAGTCtacgatatttaaaaaaaaaaaaaaaaaaaacgtcgttTGTCCCAAAGCCTCACTTTTCTGCAAACCAAATAAAAAGGTCACGTTTATTGAGACATTGACATTGCGTCGTCTAAgacagcaagccattttcaacgctttagattggaaaaaaaaaggacaaaagccACGTGGGGATTGACTAATAATAtccatttgtggaaaaaatttaGAAGTGGGCAGATTCGACCCGACTCCAACGAgatatgtatatgcatgtgtgtagAGAACGCTAAAAGCGGGGTTTTCCTTCGTCGAATGACACGGAAGCCTTTTTAAGTTTACCGACCGGAAGTACGTGTGACGTCACGCCTAGAAACCTAAATGCAAATGATGGCGTAGGGCAAGAGTGAGCGTTTCCCGACACTGTCAAGGACGGCCGCGCTAAACTGTGACCAATCCGTTTCAATAGAAGACCAACAGGTTCGGCGCTTTCATTCTAATTGTCAGTCATCAATTCAAACAAACGTTATTGCAGCAATATATGCACACGACGCCTTCCATTTAATACATTCTATCACCGTATTGTGCTGTTCAGTTGACTTTAGCTGCGCGAAAACGTTCAGTTTGAATGATTTGTTTTCTGCTTTTGGCTGATTGCATTCAGCTAAGTGACGTGCTAGCGGTTAGCATTAGCTCCAATTCGTTCTCCGagcaaagcaaatcaagtgaAGGATATTGTCCGAGTCGCAGGTTGTCGCAGCTGTCCtccgcctccgccgccgccgccgcccaaAGCCTCCGACGgcacaagaaaaacaacaaaattgtccACGAGCAGCAGCGCAAACGAACCAGCTGCGACATGGCCGCTTCTATGACGACACCAAGCGCCGCCTTCAGGGCTTCACGGGGAGGGGGGGAATAACGATTTCCCTCGCCACACGCAGGATTTCAAACCACCAGTTGCCGTGTAGCTCGTATATTTCGTTTCGTATTGTGATACAGAGACTGAACCTTTACATCTCAAgttgaaaagaaagaaggaGAACTCGACACGCCTGGTGGCGTTGTTGCAGATGACGCACGGTCGCGGTAGTTTCCCTCAGCAATTGAACGCAGCATTAAAGTGACACTGTCGCCCAAGAAGAGCCACTTCAAGTAAGTTCACATCCCTTCCGAATCCTCGGACATAACATGTTGTTACTCTTCACTCCTGTCTGAACGGCGGCTGTGGTGTCCGAGTGTGCTTTCCGCCCGGACGCAACCCAAAACGCGACGTTTTTTTGTGGCGCTCGAGATCCGGGAATTAGCATGCTAGCGGCTAGCTGAACTTTTCCGTCGACGTTTGCCACCGTGCCTGTGTCGATTATATTGTTCGgttgtattgttttgtgttgtgttttgctcATGTGTCGTGTGGTGTTTTCATGCACCTGCTGCTATGCATGACTCTCCACTTCAAAGTGACCCCGCCCATTTAAAGAACACATTCTATGAAACTTTTTAGACTTGCCTCATTCTACACAACCGTGACCGTTTTATTATTAAGGTCACTATGAAATCTATTGGAGTCCGCCCCGCACTCATCGACCTATTCCCAGTTTCACTTCCGCGAAGGTGCATCAAGGTGTGCTTTGTTCGCCTGTGGCTGTCCAAGGCCTGGTACACTCATAAGGATTGTTCAAACCTTAACAGATTGTTTATCTGGTACAGAGCCCAAACGTGAAGATAataaatcaggcatttaacagttttggtcatactGTGTGCACCGATAATCTCAacgtcacacacacaaagattctgtttCATCACCGATCTCGAATCCAGTCTGTCAAGACCGAAATCTTGCGTGATAAAAATGTGAAgtcacaaaagaagaagaagaagaaaacacgtgttggatgagcattccccaactttctcactctttttttgccacctgtcgcagcttttttggaacgtgttgcagccatcaaaatAAAGACTTCTTGCCGTCTGGTGAACccacttttaaacaaaatacgACATCAGGTCGGacatgtttgttgtttgtcagTCAGGTCGCTTCATGATTGGCCACATtccgtttcacatcacaattcaCCGAATCATGACTCTGGACGCGTCAGCGTTTGCTGCACGTTTCGTTTAATATGTAAGATTACTTTCgagacaaatccactcttaacgtGCCTCAGACGTGGGGAAGCGGCAAAAAAAATGCcccgattgtctttgtgtgtaccaggcctaccTAAGCAGTGTTGCTAAATGCTAAGCTAACAGTCCAAGTTTTAAATGTGGAAGTGCTAGTGTTGACCTCCATCTGGAGTGTTGGCGTGTGTGAAGTGACCAATGGTCTACTAAGTGACGTCTGTCATCTAGTGGTGGAAGAAGTGTGCTGTTACAACTCCAAACCGATCACATATTCAAGAGCAAACGTTAATAATTTTCctcaaaacaaaggaaaaactttttctttttgaaaattaaTCAAGGGGCCTCTCAGCGTGTGGGCCACCAGTTGCCCAGCCCTAATGTATATGTGCTGCTGCTTGAAAATGGAGGATCTTCAGCCAGCCTAGCTGCCAAATCACGGGCAGGATTATGTAAAGGTCACCGAAGGAGCGGTTGTTGTATGACGATCTTGGTCCTCCTCATGTCTGCGTTTTGTTCCACAGCGAAGAGGGATGTTGTACGACGCCGGGGCAGGTAACGTTCGCCCGCCAGGCGCCGCCGTCTCTCCGGCTCACGCGCTCCCTGTGCCCGCAGTGTCGGCCGACGAGCggcggcgggcggcggcggcgctggAGCGGCTGCGGGCCAAGCTGGCCGAGAAGGAGGAGTGGCGGCGGCACGGCGAGCGCGTGGCGGCGCTCAAGGACACGCTGGACAGTCCGCTCTTCGCGCACGTCCTCGCGCTGCAGCGTGCCGTCGCGCAGCTCAGGAAACAGGTAATGCACTCGTGCACGCACCTAGCGCCCGTGTGTGTGACACATGGAGagtgggtatgtgtgtgtgtgtgtgtgttgggagagagtgcatgtttgtgtgtgtatgagagagccagtgtgtttgagtgaatgtgtgtgtgtgtgagagagagagagagtaagcttctgtaatatttgtcattttttccaCCAGATACAGAATAAATGCCTGTGattattgtctgtctgcatgagTTGCTGCACCACTTGTTGTCAGCTATCCATTGCCTAAAGTAGTGCAAAGTCGATGCTACTTTCtgtagcccgtctatggcgttttgcattgtttgttagcattaagctaaacttgtatctcaaatcgtcTTCGCGCCAGTGTGAGCTGATGGTGGCCGGATGTTGTCAAGTgcactgctgccatctagtggctgGCATCTGAAGCgtactcttatctcaaggcaccactgtatgatCTAAATGCGCTACATGAGATTTGCACGTAATAACTATCAGTGTTGGGAAATTTCATATTCTACCCAAcctagttcaaagttcacttCACCGTTCCAAAATTGAACTACTTCAtcagttcctttttttccctctcgtACGTACGGCGAGGCGCGTTCGTTTGAGTGACGT is part of the Phyllopteryx taeniolatus isolate TA_2022b chromosome 7, UOR_Ptae_1.2, whole genome shotgun sequence genome and harbors:
- the tm2d1 gene encoding TM2 domain-containing protein 1 isoform X2 codes for the protein MSQLVRLRCCSWTILLFFLCRRRLWAAAAAEAEDSCDNLRLGQYLCKEPKIDDGTQEPENCRDASAWVECLPAPNVTCRLSNGTEFRFSGEEVGFNRTVPCRNVSVYSYKVAVALSLFLGWLGADRFYLGYPALGVLKFCTVGFCGIGTLVDFILIAVQMVGPSDGSDYIVDYYGARLSRLTVTERTYRKPHLSP
- the tm2d1 gene encoding TM2 domain-containing protein 1 isoform X1, producing MSQLVRLRCCSWTILLFFLCRRRLWAAAAAEAEDSCDNLRLGQYLCKEPKIDDGTQEPENCRDASAWGRCRAPSACLHHSLSPWRPPKKSPVTNVCVCVCVFVVECLPAPNVTCRLSNGTEFRFSGEEVGFNRTVPCRNVSVYSYKVAVALSLFLGWLGADRFYLGYPALGVLKFCTVGFCGIGTLVDFILIAVQMVGPSDGSDYIVDYYGARLSRLTVTERTYRKPHLSP